A genomic segment from Ignavibacteriales bacterium encodes:
- a CDS encoding ABC transporter permease, with protein sequence MRTLKFLLRKEFLQIFRDKLILRMIFALPVIQLILLPYAATYEIKNITLSVVDNDHSEYSRKLINNFTSSGYFQLVDNSKTYADALDQVEKDKADLIVEIPEGFERDLIRDNETIVLFAANAISGQTAGLAVAYANTILRDFNNDVRIQWMQQPRLNAIPAIDITSSNWFNPQMNYKLFIVPGVLALLVTLVGFLMASLNIVKEKEIGTIEQLNVSPIKKYQFILSKLIPFWVLGLVVLIIGLIISFILYGIYPEGSFWVGFLFAGIYLIALLGFGLLTSIYADTQQQAMFIAYFFMLIFILLGGLFSPIENMPDWAQYLTYINPVRYLIEAMRMIVLKGSGFWDLRYHFLIVTGFAIVFNGLAIFKYKKTV encoded by the coding sequence ATGAGAACATTAAAATTTTTACTAAGAAAAGAATTCCTCCAAATCTTTCGTGATAAACTTATTCTAAGAATGATTTTTGCTTTACCGGTTATCCAACTTATTCTGCTTCCATATGCTGCAACTTATGAGATTAAGAATATTACACTTAGCGTTGTTGATAATGATCATTCCGAATATTCAAGAAAACTTATTAATAATTTTACTTCTTCCGGATATTTCCAACTTGTAGATAATTCTAAAACATACGCTGATGCATTAGATCAGGTTGAAAAGGATAAAGCGGATTTGATTGTTGAAATTCCAGAAGGATTTGAACGAGATCTTATAAGAGATAATGAAACAATAGTTTTGTTTGCTGCTAATGCAATAAGCGGACAAACTGCCGGACTGGCTGTAGCGTATGCTAATACTATATTAAGAGATTTTAATAATGATGTGCGCATCCAATGGATGCAGCAACCGCGTTTAAATGCCATTCCAGCTATTGATATTACTAGTTCTAATTGGTTTAACCCGCAAATGAATTATAAATTGTTCATTGTTCCGGGAGTGCTGGCGCTGCTTGTTACATTGGTGGGTTTCCTGATGGCATCATTAAATATTGTAAAAGAAAAAGAGATTGGAACAATAGAACAGCTTAATGTTTCACCAATAAAAAAATATCAGTTCATTTTAAGTAAGCTAATTCCATTTTGGGTACTTGGTTTAGTTGTTTTGATAATAGGACTTATTATCAGCTTTATTCTTTATGGAATCTATCCCGAAGGAAGTTTCTGGGTTGGATTTCTTTTTGCAGGAATATATTTGATAGCACTGCTTGGATTTGGTTTGCTTACTTCTATTTATGCAGATACACAGCAGCAAGCAATGTTTATAGCTTACTTCTTTATGCTAATTTTTATTTTGCTAGGCGGATTGTTTTCACCGATAGAGAATATGCCTGATTGGGCACAATACTTAACGTACATCAATCCCGTTCGTTATTTGATTGAAGCAATGAGAATGATTGTTTTAAAAGGCAGCGGTTTTTGGGATTTGCGTTATCACTTTTTAATAGTAACCGGTTTTGCAATCGTATTTAATGGATTAGCAATATTTAAGTACAAAAAAACTGTTTAA
- a CDS encoding ABC transporter permease, which translates to MKQLITFIKKEFHHILRDTRSMLVLIGLPIVQLLLFGFAITTEVRNANIAILDNSKDEVTQSIITKIESSQYFDIDRSITSNDQIEEAFKTGKIKLAIVFQQNFQNELSHSNKAQLQIIADATDPNQATTLTNYLSSIVKDYQNELNQQNKLPYNINTEMRMLYNPQLKGAYTSVPGVMGMILLLISAMMTSIAIVREKELGTMEILLVSPMQPGLVIISKVIPYFIISMINVATILILSVFVLGLPIEGSLFLLIASTIIYIFCALSLGILISTVTETQQAAMLISLLGLMLPVVMLSGYAYPIANMPTILQILSNLVPAKWYIIIVKNIMIKGIGIEQIWKELLILLAMTGTFLLISIKRFKIRL; encoded by the coding sequence ATGAAACAGTTAATTACTTTTATAAAAAAAGAATTTCATCACATACTACGAGATACTCGTTCTATGTTGGTGTTGATTGGTTTGCCGATTGTTCAACTTCTTCTCTTTGGTTTTGCTATTACAACCGAAGTGCGAAATGCCAATATTGCGATACTGGATAATTCAAAAGATGAAGTCACGCAAAGTATAATAACCAAAATTGAAAGTTCTCAGTATTTTGATATCGATAGATCGATTACTTCAAATGACCAAATTGAAGAAGCTTTTAAAACCGGGAAAATAAAACTGGCTATCGTATTTCAGCAAAACTTTCAAAATGAATTATCACATTCAAACAAAGCTCAACTTCAAATAATAGCAGACGCAACTGATCCAAACCAAGCCACTACTCTTACAAATTATTTAAGCTCGATTGTAAAAGATTATCAAAATGAGTTGAACCAACAAAATAAATTACCTTATAATATTAATACAGAAATGCGGATGCTTTACAATCCGCAGTTAAAAGGGGCTTACACTTCAGTACCCGGTGTAATGGGAATGATTCTTCTCCTCATCTCTGCAATGATGACTTCAATAGCAATCGTAAGAGAAAAAGAATTGGGCACGATGGAAATACTTCTTGTTTCACCAATGCAACCAGGGCTCGTGATTATAAGTAAAGTAATTCCATACTTTATAATATCAATGATAAATGTAGCCACGATTCTAATATTGAGTGTGTTTGTTCTTGGATTACCAATTGAAGGAAGTTTGTTTTTACTAATTGCTTCTACAATTATCTATATTTTTTGTGCATTATCACTCGGGATTCTAATTTCGACTGTAACAGAAACACAGCAAGCAGCAATGTTAATTTCGCTGCTTGGTTTAATGCTTCCTGTTGTAATGTTAAGCGGTTATGCCTACCCAATTGCAAATATGCCAACTATTCTGCAAATACTATCTAATTTGGTGCCTGCAAAATGGTACATCATAATCGTAAAAAATATAATGATAAAGGGAATTGGGATAGAACAAATCTGGAAAGAATTATTAATTCTATTAGCAATGACCGGAACATTTTTACTAATCAGCATAAAGAGATTTAAGATCAGGTTATAA
- a CDS encoding ABC transporter ATP-binding protein produces the protein MDKEIVIKTDKLTKKFGDFIAVSEITFEVFKGEIFGFLGANGAGKTTAMKMLIGISKPSRGNATIAGFDVYKETEMIKKSIGYMSQKFSLYEDLTINENIQLFGGIYGLSDDEIEKKRSELINKLNLQNEADKLVGSLPLGWKQKLAFSIAIFHTPKIVFLDEPTGGVDPITRRQFWDMIYEASHNGITVFVTTHYMDEAEYCDRVSIMVDGVIKALDSPAGLKKQFNAHSMDEVFIMLARGAKRGE, from the coding sequence ATGGATAAAGAAATTGTAATAAAAACTGATAAACTCACTAAAAAATTTGGTGATTTTATTGCCGTGAGTGAAATTACTTTTGAAGTTTTTAAAGGAGAGATATTTGGTTTTCTTGGTGCAAATGGTGCGGGTAAAACTACAGCTATGAAAATGTTAATCGGAATTTCAAAACCAAGCAGAGGCAATGCAACAATTGCAGGCTTTGATGTTTATAAAGAAACCGAAATGATTAAAAAAAGTATTGGTTATATGAGTCAAAAGTTTTCATTGTATGAAGACTTAACTATCAATGAAAATATTCAGCTATTCGGCGGGATTTATGGATTATCCGATGATGAAATTGAAAAAAAACGTAGTGAACTTATCAATAAACTAAATCTGCAAAATGAAGCTGATAAATTGGTAGGTTCCCTGCCGCTTGGATGGAAACAGAAACTAGCATTCAGTATTGCAATCTTTCACACACCAAAAATTGTTTTTCTTGATGAACCCACTGGCGGTGTTGATCCGATTACAAGAAGACAATTTTGGGATATGATTTACGAAGCTTCACATAACGGTATAACAGTTTTTGTAACTACGCATTATATGGATGAAGCAGAATATTGTGATCGCGTTTCCATTATGGTTGATGGAGTAATCAAAGCACTTGATTCACCGGCAGGATTAAAGAAACAATTTAATGCTCACTCGATGGATGAAGTATTTATTATGCTTGCACGCGGAGCCAAACGTGGAGAATAA
- a CDS encoding ABC transporter ATP-binding protein, which yields MNAIELNSVTKTYAAKKDVITAVDDISFSVDEGELFGLIGPDGAGKTSIFRILTTVLLADKGNAAVLGLDVVKDYKAIRNIVGYMPGRFSLYQDLTVEENLNFFATIFNTTVQENYDLIADIYKQLEPFKTRRAGKLSGGMKQKLALSCALIHKPKVLFLDEPTTGVDPVSRKEFWEMLKRLKEQGISILVSTPYMDEAKLCDRIALIQTGRILEIDTPQNIINRFDKNLYAIKSKSMFNLLNDLRAYSKTESCFAFGQYHHLVLNEEQPDINELKSYLKDHAELEIKQIKPNIEDRFMQLMKAHPNPSLREGL from the coding sequence ATGAATGCAATTGAATTAAATAGTGTCACCAAAACGTACGCTGCAAAAAAAGATGTTATCACAGCGGTTGATGATATTTCATTTTCTGTTGATGAAGGAGAACTTTTCGGATTGATAGGACCGGATGGTGCAGGCAAAACTTCAATCTTTAGAATTCTGACTACAGTACTGCTTGCTGATAAAGGAAATGCAGCAGTGCTTGGGCTTGATGTTGTGAAAGATTATAAAGCAATCAGAAATATTGTTGGTTATATGCCGGGACGATTTTCACTCTACCAGGATTTAACCGTAGAAGAAAATCTAAATTTCTTCGCAACGATTTTTAACACGACTGTTCAAGAGAATTATGATTTAATCGCCGATATTTACAAGCAGCTCGAACCATTCAAAACAAGGCGTGCAGGTAAACTCAGCGGTGGAATGAAACAGAAACTTGCTCTTAGCTGTGCATTAATTCATAAACCTAAAGTTCTTTTCCTTGATGAACCAACAACAGGAGTTGATCCCGTTTCGCGAAAAGAATTTTGGGAAATGCTAAAACGATTAAAGGAACAAGGCATTAGTATACTTGTTTCAACTCCATATATGGATGAGGCAAAATTGTGTGATAGGATTGCGCTTATTCAAACAGGTAGAATTTTAGAAATTGATACCCCACAAAACATTATAAACAGATTTGATAAAAATCTGTATGCGATTAAATCAAAAAGTATGTTTAATCTTTTAAACGATTTACGAGCCTATTCTAAAACGGAATCCTGTTTTGCATTTGGGCAATATCATCATCTCGTTTTAAATGAGGAACAGCCAGACATAAATGAACTAAAATCATATTTAAAAGATCACGCTGAACTTGAGATCAAGCAAATCAAACCAAACATTGAAGACCGTTTTATGCAATTGATGAAAGCCCATCCCAACCCTTCCCTAAGGGAAGGGCTTTAG
- a CDS encoding HlyD family efflux transporter periplasmic adaptor subunit, translating into MKNRFLNIAFILAVALLFGCSNGNGDFDATGTFESEEIIVSSEAMGKLVMFQVEEGMQLKQNQIVGVVDTTQLYLKKKQLQANIKAVLSKQPDISAQLAALQKQIETTEVEKKRIENLVKLDAATTKQLDDINSQLEVLIKQYTAAKSSLTITKQGIQSETLPLIAQVEQIEDQIKKSIIKNPIDGTVLTRYAKPDEITVNGKALYKIADLSEMTLRAYVDGDQLGQIKLEQKVKVFVDKGEGEQKEMLGEIYWVSSKAEFTPKTIQTKDERANLVYAIKVKVLNNGYLKIGMCGEVKF; encoded by the coding sequence ATGAAAAACAGATTTTTAAACATTGCATTTATTTTAGCTGTAGCTCTTTTGTTTGGCTGCTCGAATGGTAATGGAGATTTTGATGCCACGGGTACATTTGAATCAGAAGAGATTATTGTTTCATCGGAAGCGATGGGAAAACTTGTAATGTTTCAAGTTGAAGAAGGAATGCAGCTTAAACAAAATCAAATTGTTGGAGTAGTTGACACAACACAATTATATCTTAAGAAAAAACAACTTCAGGCAAATATCAAAGCTGTATTAAGTAAACAACCTGATATTAGTGCTCAACTTGCAGCTCTTCAAAAGCAAATTGAAACTACTGAGGTTGAGAAAAAGCGAATTGAAAATCTTGTTAAATTGGATGCCGCAACTACAAAACAACTTGATGATATAAACTCACAGTTAGAAGTTTTAATCAAGCAATACACAGCAGCCAAATCCAGTTTAACAATTACGAAACAAGGGATACAAAGTGAAACTCTTCCGCTAATCGCACAAGTTGAACAGATTGAAGATCAAATCAAAAAGAGTATTATAAAAAATCCGATTGATGGAACAGTTTTAACCCGTTACGCGAAACCAGATGAGATTACTGTAAATGGCAAGGCACTTTATAAAATTGCTGATCTTTCTGAAATGACTTTACGTGCGTACGTTGATGGTGATCAACTTGGACAAATAAAACTTGAGCAAAAAGTAAAAGTATTTGTAGATAAAGGTGAAGGTGAACAAAAAGAGATGCTGGGAGAAATTTATTGGGTATCTTCAAAAGCTGAGTTTACTCCAAAGACAATCCAAACTAAAGATGAACGTGCAAATCTTGTTTATGCAATCAAAGTAAAAGTATTAAACAACGGTTATCTAAAGATCGGTATGTGCGGAGAAGTGAAATTCTAA
- a CDS encoding TolC family protein, translating to MKRLLFITLLLISQDFIIPQTQLTLEDCYEKARINYPLIKQKDYIAKTKDYSVSNIWNGYFPQITLIAQASYQSDVTEVPMPLPGVVIQRLSKDQYKAAVDVTQTIYDGGIMGSQAGIQESVNEIDDQKIEIELLKIKERVNQIYLGIILIESQVNQIELVINDLNASISKLDAAYANGTATKSDVNVLRAELLKTEQRKIELNSSRISYINILGLLINESLNESTIFSTPPQIDYLSAEEIIRPELKMYSAQKNLIENQDGITVSKIIPKANLFFQGGYGKPGLNMFINDFDWYYITGIRFSWSLSNLYSYGNESEINQLNLQSIDAQTETFLLNTKITTNQQLQEIDKLKKLIEVDKSIIDLRASVKESAKAKLENGVITSSDYVRDLNAEDTSKQNLEIHKIQLLLAQYNYKITTGN from the coding sequence ATGAAAAGATTATTATTTATAACCCTGTTATTAATAAGTCAGGATTTTATTATTCCTCAAACGCAGCTTACTCTTGAAGATTGCTATGAGAAGGCAAGAATAAATTATCCGCTTATAAAACAGAAAGATTACATTGCTAAAACAAAGGATTACAGCGTCAGCAATATTTGGAACGGATACTTTCCACAGATAACTCTTATTGCACAGGCTTCATATCAATCCGATGTGACAGAGGTTCCAATGCCATTGCCCGGAGTTGTAATTCAAAGACTCTCAAAAGATCAATATAAGGCTGCAGTTGATGTAACACAGACAATTTATGACGGCGGAATAATGGGTTCGCAAGCTGGTATTCAGGAATCTGTAAATGAAATTGATGATCAAAAAATTGAGATTGAACTATTAAAGATTAAAGAAAGAGTTAATCAAATTTATTTAGGCATTATTCTTATTGAATCTCAAGTAAATCAAATTGAGCTTGTTATAAATGATTTAAATGCCAGCATTTCAAAACTTGATGCTGCTTATGCAAATGGCACAGCAACTAAATCTGATGTCAATGTTTTAAGGGCAGAGCTATTAAAAACAGAGCAGCGCAAAATTGAACTTAACTCTTCACGTATATCTTATATCAATATACTTGGTTTGTTAATAAATGAAAGTTTAAATGAATCGACTATTTTCTCTACTCCACCGCAAATTGATTATCTATCTGCCGAAGAAATAATTAGACCTGAATTGAAGATGTACTCAGCTCAGAAAAATCTGATAGAAAATCAGGATGGGATTACTGTTTCCAAAATTATTCCAAAAGCTAATTTGTTTTTTCAGGGTGGATACGGAAAACCAGGACTGAATATGTTCATAAATGATTTTGATTGGTATTACATAACCGGTATTCGATTTTCATGGTCACTATCAAATCTATACAGCTATGGAAATGAAAGTGAAATCAATCAGTTAAATCTGCAAAGCATTGATGCTCAAACGGAAACATTCCTACTAAACACAAAGATCACCACTAATCAGCAGCTACAAGAAATTGATAAACTTAAAAAATTGATTGAAGTAGATAAAAGTATAATTGATTTAAGAGCCTCAGTTAAAGAATCAGCTAAAGCAAAACTTGAAAACGGGGTGATTACCTCCAGTGACTATGTCCGTGATTTAAATGCGGAAGATACTTCAAAACAAAATTTAGAGATTCACAAAATTCAATTATTGCTCGCACAGTATAACTACAAAATCACAACAGGAAATTAA
- a CDS encoding TetR/AcrR family transcriptional regulator, which yields MKPIEIINQNEDQLKSRILDHIEKKLSTQGFRNFTVDQIANELHISKKTIYKTFRTKEEIIRSAIINQLNNPYRYLINIIEEERNTVKKFIELSKIVEQYYSAFNEISIERLRYDFRDLADYIEQFRIHHINPLINRLLKDGKEKELILDIPDEIIIKVFTSALGAIATSKSDNLSNYSYHQEFRLTFNILLNGILKKRGKKIFNQTINKM from the coding sequence ATGAAACCCATAGAAATCATAAATCAAAATGAAGATCAATTAAAATCTCGAATACTCGACCATATCGAGAAGAAATTATCAACTCAGGGTTTTAGGAATTTTACAGTAGATCAAATTGCAAATGAGCTACATATAAGTAAAAAAACAATTTATAAAACTTTCCGAACCAAAGAAGAAATAATAAGATCTGCCATAATAAATCAATTAAACAACCCGTACAGATATTTAATCAATATTATTGAAGAGGAAAGAAATACTGTTAAAAAATTTATTGAGCTATCAAAAATAGTTGAACAATACTACTCTGCTTTCAATGAAATATCCATTGAAAGATTGAGATATGATTTTAGAGATTTAGCTGACTACATCGAGCAATTCAGGATTCACCACATTAACCCTCTGATAAATCGACTTTTGAAAGATGGTAAAGAGAAAGAATTGATTCTTGATATACCTGATGAAATAATAATAAAAGTTTTTACTTCCGCTTTGGGAGCAATCGCAACATCGAAATCAGATAATTTATCTAATTACTCTTATCATCAAGAATTCAGACTAACATTTAATATTCTATTAAATGGCATTCTAAAAAAAAGGGGAAAGAAAATTTTTAATCAAACAATTAATAAGATGTGA
- a CDS encoding TetR/AcrR family transcriptional regulator, with amino-acid sequence MSRLNTEQRQEMIIDEAIKIIHKSGYQSLSIREIAKQVKISEPAIYRHFLNKEDIILGILNRMLDFDHLLEKDIIKQKTTQDKINHFILFHFDFLEKKKEMTSVLFAEDMFDQSEILRRRLMFIIKKRKNLLNTILQESSTNGKISEIDNKDLITLILGLIRMIVLEWRLSNFTFSLSERGKSIIKTLDKLIFIE; translated from the coding sequence ATGTCACGGCTAAATACTGAACAGAGACAAGAAATGATCATCGATGAAGCAATAAAAATTATTCATAAGAGCGGATATCAATCCCTGTCTATAAGGGAAATTGCAAAGCAAGTAAAAATTAGTGAACCTGCGATATACCGCCACTTCTTAAATAAAGAGGATATTATTCTTGGGATCTTAAATAGAATGTTGGATTTCGATCATTTGCTGGAAAAGGATATAATCAAGCAAAAAACAACTCAAGATAAAATTAATCATTTTATTCTATTTCATTTTGATTTTTTGGAAAAAAAGAAAGAAATGACTTCTGTACTATTTGCCGAAGATATGTTTGATCAAAGTGAGATTTTGAGGCGGCGATTAATGTTTATTATAAAAAAAAGGAAGAATTTGCTGAACACAATCCTTCAAGAATCCAGCACAAATGGAAAAATTTCCGAAATAGATAATAAGGATTTAATAACCTTAATTTTAGGATTAATTAGAATGATTGTACTTGAATGGAGACTTAGTAATTTCACTTTCTCCTTGTCCGAGAGAGGAAAGAGCATAATCAAAACATTGGATAAATTAATTTTTATAGAATAA
- a CDS encoding cupin domain-containing protein, whose amino-acid sequence MAETTNKEMLIDTIGYQNGSIVSKQILKKPNGNITLFAFDKDESLTEHTSPYEAVVYMVDGEMEIKIGGNPYNVKAGEILVLPADIPHGLKATVKSKMLLTMIK is encoded by the coding sequence ATGGCAGAAACAACAAATAAAGAAATGCTGATTGATACAATCGGATATCAAAATGGTTCAATCGTTAGTAAACAGATTCTTAAAAAACCCAATGGAAATATTACTTTGTTTGCATTTGATAAAGATGAATCGTTAACAGAACATACTTCGCCTTATGAAGCAGTTGTTTATATGGTTGATGGTGAAATGGAAATTAAGATTGGCGGTAATCCTTATAATGTTAAAGCAGGAGAGATACTTGTGCTACCTGCGGATATTCCTCACGGGTTGAAAGCAACTGTAAAATCAAAAATGCTTTTGACTATGATTAAATAA
- a CDS encoding 4Fe-4S binding protein, whose product MKITEDCINCGACAVECPTEAIYEPGIVWKIKENFMSPISEDHFFIITEICDECAGLNKIKCIAICPMNAIKRK is encoded by the coding sequence ATGAAAATTACCGAAGATTGCATTAACTGCGGAGCCTGTGCAGTAGAATGTCCAACAGAAGCGATTTATGAACCTGGCATTGTTTGGAAAATAAAAGAGAACTTTATGTCGCCGATTTCGGAGGATCATTTTTTTATTATAACTGAAATTTGCGACGAATGTGCTGGTTTAAACAAAATAAAATGTATTGCTATCTGTCCGATGAATGCAATTAAAAGAAAATAA
- a CDS encoding cbb3-type cytochrome c oxidase subunit I, which yields MFTTVRYFIKTSIVFLIIGILSGLFMSFSRYVFKSGYYPEIITAHTHIILAGSVLMMIMGVALWFFPKAEKEDKKYNPLLIYITYWAMTFTTLIRFVLQIMKGFYFYDWIGIWITIASTFQILAIGLFFYSIWGRIRPVRIQYVKSKGEVK from the coding sequence ATGTTTACAACAGTACGATATTTTATAAAAACAAGCATAGTATTTTTAATTATTGGAATATTAAGCGGACTTTTTATGTCTTTTTCTAGATACGTTTTTAAGTCGGGTTATTATCCAGAAATTATAACTGCACATACACATATAATTTTAGCAGGTTCAGTATTGATGATGATTATGGGTGTTGCATTGTGGTTTTTCCCAAAAGCAGAAAAAGAGGATAAAAAATACAACCCTCTGCTAATCTATATAACATATTGGGCGATGACATTTACTACATTAATAAGATTTGTACTCCAGATTATGAAGGGATTTTACTTTTATGATTGGATAGGTATCTGGATAACGATCGCCTCGACATTTCAAATTTTAGCTATAGGATTATTTTTTTATTCAATATGGGGAAGAATCAGACCTGTTCGAATTCAATATGTAAAATCAAAAGGTGAAGTGAAATGA
- a CDS encoding DUF59 domain-containing protein: MANKEEILEVLKGVIDPEIGINIVDLGLVYEVESNNEANVITMTLTTPGCPMHSSISAWVENVVGHLEPEKKVIINLVWEPKWTPDKMTDEARQELGHIG; this comes from the coding sequence ATGGCAAACAAAGAAGAAATATTGGAAGTTCTAAAAGGTGTTATTGATCCAGAGATAGGAATTAATATCGTTGATCTTGGGCTCGTTTATGAAGTTGAATCCAACAATGAAGCAAATGTAATCACAATGACCCTAACTACGCCGGGCTGTCCGATGCACAGCAGTATTTCAGCTTGGGTTGAAAATGTAGTCGGACACTTAGAACCAGAAAAAAAAGTAATTATAAATCTTGTCTGGGAACCTAAATGGACACCTGATAAAATGACTGATGAAGCTCGACAGGAATTAGGACATATAGGTTAA
- a CDS encoding DUF2249 domain-containing protein produces MITKDVKISKLLAEYPDTLELLVNFSPHFARLKNKILRKTLASRVNVEQAAGIAGVNLVLLLNELNKSINADITETINEESTEEKMTQIEKPELLKNKSADKIQKMDVRSIIDSGKDPFLEIMAKVKSLKDEEVFHLINSFEPIPLYSVMQNKGFEHWTENDGSVFNVFFYKNDVNKSKVKVESNISQVSLAEYENVIELDVRELAPPEPMMKILENISRVDEKTVMVVHHHREPMMLYPKLEERGYTAITNKIDENYFKVVIMKKRND; encoded by the coding sequence ATGATTACCAAGGATGTGAAAATATCGAAGCTGCTGGCAGAATATCCAGATACGCTCGAGTTGCTGGTTAACTTTAGTCCTCATTTTGCTAGGCTCAAAAACAAAATTCTGAGAAAAACACTTGCAAGCAGAGTGAATGTTGAGCAAGCAGCTGGAATTGCAGGTGTGAATCTCGTTCTTTTATTAAATGAATTAAATAAATCAATCAATGCAGATATTACTGAAACTATTAATGAAGAAAGCACGGAAGAAAAAATGACTCAAATAGAAAAACCTGAACTTCTAAAAAACAAAAGTGCTGATAAAATTCAAAAGATGGATGTAAGATCGATAATCGATTCTGGAAAAGATCCTTTCCTTGAGATAATGGCAAAAGTAAAATCTCTAAAAGATGAGGAAGTTTTTCATTTGATAAATTCGTTTGAACCAATTCCGCTTTATTCAGTAATGCAGAATAAAGGTTTTGAGCACTGGACAGAAAACGATGGCAGCGTGTTTAATGTTTTCTTCTACAAAAATGATGTAAACAAATCTAAAGTAAAAGTAGAATCGAACATAAGTCAGGTATCTCTTGCTGAGTATGAAAATGTCATCGAGCTTGATGTTCGTGAATTAGCTCCGCCCGAACCAATGATGAAGATACTTGAAAACATTTCCAGAGTTGATGAAAAAACAGTAATGGTTGTTCATCATCATCGTGAACCGATGATGCTTTATCCAAAACTTGAGGAACGAGGTTACACAGCAATTACAAATAAGATTGATGAAAATTATTTTAAGGTTGTAATAATGAAAAAGAGAAACGATTAA
- a CDS encoding DUF2249 domain-containing protein: protein MTELDIRPVVPREKHSTIMKTFDDLQSGEAFQLINDHDPIPLYYQFQAEKANQFGWEYIERGPEVWRVNISKV, encoded by the coding sequence ATGACAGAACTAGATATCAGACCAGTTGTACCACGAGAGAAGCATTCAACAATTATGAAGACATTTGATGATTTGCAAAGCGGCGAAGCATTTCAGCTTATAAATGATCACGACCCGATTCCGCTTTATTATCAGTTCCAGGCAGAAAAAGCAAATCAGTTTGGCTGGGAATATATCGAGCGTGGTCCTGAAGTCTGGCGTGTAAATATTTCGAAAGTTTAA
- a CDS encoding Crp/Fnr family transcriptional regulator, which translates to MNNHLKDNSTESIDSKETLRRLPLFSELSIEDLRKVTSFSRVKKFQKNDFLFHQGDFYTGFYILLKGTIKVYKVSSDGKEAVVHIIKPLNSFADIPLFEGTDYPVTAKCLEESLVLCISKEGFLELIYENPEISLRMLAGFAKRLKAMVNQVEDLTSKEIPNRLAKYILKEIKTSGTEKLAEPFVKLSVPKTTIAAYLGTITETLSRSLKKLQDEGVIRVNGKSIFVNDIKRLKDLAK; encoded by the coding sequence ATGAATAATCATCTAAAAGACAATTCAACTGAATCTATAGACAGCAAAGAGACATTAAGAAGGCTACCCCTCTTTTCTGAGTTGAGTATTGAGGATTTAAGAAAAGTTACATCATTTAGCAGAGTTAAAAAATTCCAGAAAAATGATTTTTTATTTCATCAAGGTGATTTTTATACAGGATTTTATATTTTACTAAAGGGTACGATTAAAGTTTATAAAGTCTCATCTGATGGAAAAGAAGCAGTAGTCCATATCATAAAACCTCTAAACTCTTTTGCAGATATTCCGCTTTTTGAGGGAACAGATTATCCTGTAACTGCAAAGTGTTTAGAAGAATCTCTGGTACTATGTATATCAAAAGAAGGATTTTTAGAACTAATTTATGAGAACCCTGAAATCTCGCTTAGGATGCTTGCTGGATTTGCGAAGAGACTAAAAGCAATGGTTAATCAGGTTGAGGACCTTACTTCAAAGGAAATACCAAATCGTTTGGCAAAATATATTCTTAAAGAAATTAAAACTTCGGGAACTGAAAAGCTGGCAGAACCTTTCGTGAAATTATCAGTTCCCAAAACAACCATTGCCGCGTATCTCGGTACAATTACCGAAACCCTATCAAGAAGTCTGAAAAAATTACAAGATGAAGGTGTTATCCGCGTTAATGGAAAATCTATTTTTGTTAATGATATAAAAAGATTAAAAGATCTCGCAAAGTAA